A region of Salvelinus alpinus chromosome 24, SLU_Salpinus.1, whole genome shotgun sequence DNA encodes the following proteins:
- the LOC139552735 gene encoding alpha-2Db adrenergic receptor-like, which produces MHEENGEEQTCLSRMDITPTTFAAANSSEDTNGTSAQRPLPHSQSVAVFIVFLVTVIILVTIVGNVLVVVAVFTSRALRAPQNLFLVSLASADILVATLVIPFSLANEIMGYWYFGSTWCAFYLALDVLFCTSSIVHLCAISLDRYWSVTKAVSYNRKRTPKRIKCMITVVWVISAVISFPPLLMTKHDEHECLLNNETWYILSSCLVSFFAPGLIMILVYCKIYKVAKQRASTVFAAKNGTERQPSQSETCFVPRRKFEVESPSSPSLGGHMRKGELDDIDLEESCVAESKPKNCLFSKRGKVEGANTFPKQSCRVSWASNRNAKLSQEQKIRQMSLSKTKLAQMREKRFTFVLAVVMGVFVLCWFPFFFTYSLHAICRDCCPIPDALFNLFFWIGYCNSSVNPIIYTIFNRDFRRSFKKIICQTSHT; this is translated from the coding sequence ATGCATGAGGAGAATGGGGAGGAACAGACGTGTCTATCCAGAATGGATATAACCCCAACAACTTTTGCCGCAGCGAACTCATCAGAGGATACTAATGGCACGAGTGCCCAAAGACCTCTGCCTCACTCCCAGAGCGTGGCCGTCTTCATCGTGTTCCTGGTCACCGTTATCATTCTGGTGACAATCGTAGGGAATGTACTTGTTGTGGTGGCCGTTTTCACCAGCCGCGCGCTCCGTGCGCCGCAGAATCTCTTCCTTGTCTCTTTGGCATCGGCAGATATATTAGTGGCCACCTTGGTCATCCCTTTCTCCCTCGCCAACGAGATCATGGGTTACTGGTACTTTGGGAGCACCTGGTGCGCCTTCTACTTGGCCCTTGACGTCCTCTTCTGCACGTCCTCCATAGTGCACCTCTGTGCCATAAGTCTGGACAGGTACTGGTCTGTAACCAAAGCTGTTAGCTACAATCGGAAGAGGACGCCCAAGCGTATTAAGTGTATGATCACCGTGGTCTGGGTCATATCAGCAGTCATCTCTTTTCCACCGTTACTTATGACCAAACACGACGAGCATGAGTGCTTGCTCAACAACGAAACATGGTATATTCTCTCGTCTTGTCTGGTATCATTTTTCGCCCCGGGACTAATCATGATTCTGGTGTATTGTAAAATATATAAAGTGGCCAAGCAGCGCGCATCAACTGTGTTTGCAGCAAAGAACGGAACGGAGAGACAGCCTTCGCAGTCGGAGACGTGCTTCGTGCCCAGGAGGAAGTTTGAGGTGGAGAGCCCCAGCAGCCCCAGTTTAGGTGGCCACATGCGGAAAGGAGAGCTCGATGATATTGACCTGGAGGAGAGCTGCGTCGCCGAGAGCAAACCCAAGAACTGTCTCTTCTCCAAGAGAGGGAAAGTGGAGGGCGCAAACACTTTCCCAAAACAGAGTTGCCGCGTGTCATGGGCTTCAAACCGCAACGCGAAGCTCTCTCAGGAGCAAAAGATTAGACAGATGTCACTGTCAAAGACCAAACTGGCGCAGATGCGTGAAAAGCGCTTTACGTTTGTCCTTGCAGTGGTGATGGGGGTGTTTGTACTCTGCTGGTTCCCATTCTTTTTTACATACAGTCTGCACGCAATATGCAGAGATTGTTGCCCAATTCCGGATGCTCTCTTTAATCTGTTTTTCTGGATTggttactgtaacagttcagtgaatCCTATCATTTATACAATATTTAATCGCGATTTTCGGAGATCTTTCAAGAAGATCATTTGCCAGACTTCACACACATAG